Within Conexibacter woesei DSM 14684, the genomic segment ATGCCGCCGGCGGCCGGCTTCGTCGGCAAGCTCGCGCTCTTCCGCACCGGCGTCGACGCGGGCAGCGTCGCGCTCGTGGTGCTGCTGTTCGTCGGCGGCGCGCTGTCGTTCGTCTACGCGTTCCAGCTCTACCAGCACGAGTTCTGGCGCGGCTCGCGGGTGCGGCCCGGCGGGGCGGACGCGGAGGCGACCGGCGCGCCGGTCCCCGCCTCGAACCCTGTCGGCGTCCGCCTCGTCAGCGTCGCGCTCGCGCTGCTGGTGCTCGCGCTCGGCCTGTGGCCGGAGCCGCTGCTGTCGCTCAGCTCCGACGCGGCGGCCGTGCTGCACGGAGGTGCGCCGTGAGCGGCTTCGCCAAGCGCGTGCTGGCCGTCGCGGTGCTGCTCGCGATCTACCTGCTGACGCTCGGCTCGCTCGCGCTCGGCGACGTCGCGGTCGGGCTCGTGCTCGCCGTGCTGATGGAGCTGGGCTGGCGGCGGCGCGTGCTGCGCGGCGGCACCGTCGCCGACCCCGCGACGCCGCCCGGCGTGCCGCTGAGGCGCGCGCTGCTGGCATTGCCGCGGCTCGTGCTCGCGGTGGTCGCCGAGATCACGCGCGGAACGTGGGAGGTCGCGAAGTACTCGCTCGGCATCCGCGAGCCGGTGCACGAGGGGACGGTCGAGATCGAGCTGGAGGGGATCTCCGAGGAGGGCGTCGCGGCGTGGGCGTTCATCTCGACGATCTCGCCGGGCGAGCTGGTGCTCGACGTCGACGAGGAGCGCGGCGTGCTGGTGATCCACGCGCTCGACGCGAGCGACCCGGAGGCGATCCGCAGGCGCCACCACGACTTCTACGAGCGGTACCAGCGAAAGGTGATCCCCTGATGCCCGAGATCGTGATCGTCGTCGCGCTCGTCTGCGTGACGGGGATGCTCGCGATCGGCGCGGCCGTGCTGCTGCGTGCGCGCGACGTGCTGGAGCGGATCGTCGCGCTCGACCTGCTGACCGTCATCTGCGTCGCACTGCTTGCGCTGCTGACCTACCTGCGCGACGTCTCCTACTACCTCGATGCGGCGCTCGCGCTGGCCGCGCTGTCGTTCGTCGCGACGCTGGCGGCGGTGCGCTCCGAGCGCGGCGGAGGGCCGTTCCGGTGACGCTCGTGCTGGCCGCGCTGCCCGGCGCGATCGACCTCGCGCTGGAGGTGCTGGGCGTCGCGCTGATCGCGCTCGGGATCGTCGTGACGGGCGTGACGGTCTACGGCGTCGTGCGGATGAGAGGCCTCTACCCGCGCCTGCAGGCGGCCAGCAAGGCGTCGATGCTCGGCGCCGTCGCGATCCTCGCCGCGTCGGTCGGCACGCGCGACGGCGCGACGATCGGCCGCGCGCTCGTCGTCAGCCTCTTCCTGCTGCTGACGACCCCGATCGCCGCCCACGCGATCGCCCAGGCGGCCTACCGGCGCGACCGCGAGCGGGAGGGGGAGGCGGGGGAGGCGGAGCCGGAGGAGGAGTGAGCGGCCCCTCGCCGCTGCTTGCCCGATCGCGCGCTCCGCTTGCCGGACCGCCCGAGTTGTTCTAGTATCAATAGAACAATGCTGATTCGCATCGACCCAGCCCGCGCGGTCCCGCTGCACGAGCAGATCGACGCCGGCGTGCGCGCCGCGATCGCCGCGGGTGACGTCGCCGACGGCGAGCGGCTGCCGGCCGCGCGCGAGCTGGCGAGATCGCTCGACGTGAACGTCCACACCGTCCTGCGGGCGTACGCGACGCTGCGCGACGACGGGCTGATCGAGCTGCGGCGCGGCCGTGGCGCGGTCGTCCGCGCCGACGACGTCGCGCGGCGGCGGCTCGCGGTCGTCGCGCTCGCGCAGGACCTGGTCGCGCACGCGCGGCGACACGGGGTGAGCGATGCGGATGTCGTCCGGATGGTCCAGGAGGCCCAATGCTGAAGCGCTTCGTCCTGCTCCTCGGCGGGCCGCTCGCGGCGCTCACGGCGGTCGCCGCGGCGATCGCGACGGCGGGCGGCCTGCCGAACCCGATCGCCACCCACTGGGACGCCGGCGGCACCCCCGACGGCCACACGCCGCCGGTGGCGTTCGCCGGCGGTCTGTTGCTCTTGTGCCTGCTGGCGTGGGGCGTGCTGCTGCTGCAGGCGCGGCGCCGCGGGCCGGCCGGCCTGCGGCTGACGGCGGCGCCGTCGGTGTGGGCGACGATCGCGTTCCTCTGCGGCATCGCCGTCGTGACGTTCGGCGCGAACGCCGGCGCGGCGAGCTGGCGCGAGGCCGGCGACATGACGCTCGGGACGCTGCTCGCGGTCGTCGGCGCCTCCGCGGCGGCGGGTCTCGTCGCATGGGCGCTGGAGCGCGGGCGCCCGGTCGCGCCCGAGCGGACCGTCCACGCGGTCGCGCCGATCGCGCTGGCCGCGGGCGAGCAGGTGGTCTGGTCGCGATCGCTCGCCAGCCGACCGGCGGCGATCGGCTGCGTCGCGATCGGCGGCGGGATGGCCGTCGCGGGACTGTTCGTCGGCGGGGCCGCCGGCTGGGGGCTCGTCGCCGGCGGGATCGCGACTGCCGTCCTGCTGAGCGCGCTGAGCGAGATCGTCGCGACGGTCGACGCGAGCGGGCTGACGATCGCCTACGGCCCGCTCGGCTGGCCGCGCCAGACGGTCCCGCTCGCCGACGTCGCCAGCGCGGAGCGGACCGAGATCGACCCCTGGAGCGTCGGCGGTTGGGGCTACCGCAAGGCGGGGTCGGGCAAGACCGCGGTCGTGCTGCGCGGCGGCGAGGGCCTGCGCGTCGTCCGGCAGGACGGACGCGAGCTGCTCGTGACCGTGCCCGACGCCGCGACGGCGGCGGGCCTGCTGACCGCGCTGCGCGGGCGCGCCGGCGTGCCCGGACGCGCCGCCTAGACGGCCTCGGGGGACAGCTCGCCGAACGCGACCGCGAGCGGCTGCGGCATCGCGATGTGGTGCCCCTGGATCAGGTCGACGCCGAGCCCCGTCAGCAGCGCGTGGGTCTCGGCGTCGCCGACCTGCTCGGCGATCGCGACGGCGCCGAGGCCGTGCGCGACGTTCACCGCCGACTCGATCACGAGACGGTCCGCGACCGTGCGGCTGCACTGCTCGACCAGCTCGCCGTCGAGCTTGAGCATGTCGAACGGCAGGTGCTTG encodes:
- the mnhG gene encoding monovalent cation/H(+) antiporter subunit G, whose product is MTLVLAALPGAIDLALEVLGVALIALGIVVTGVTVYGVVRMRGLYPRLQAASKASMLGAVAILAASVGTRDGATIGRALVVSLFLLLTTPIAAHAIAQAAYRRDREREGEAGEAEPEEE
- a CDS encoding GntR family transcriptional regulator, translating into MLIRIDPARAVPLHEQIDAGVRAAIAAGDVADGERLPAARELARSLDVNVHTVLRAYATLRDDGLIELRRGRGAVVRADDVARRRLAVVALAQDLVAHARRHGVSDADVVRMVQEAQC
- a CDS encoding Na+/H+ antiporter subunit E; translation: MSGFAKRVLAVAVLLAIYLLTLGSLALGDVAVGLVLAVLMELGWRRRVLRGGTVADPATPPGVPLRRALLALPRLVLAVVAEITRGTWEVAKYSLGIREPVHEGTVEIELEGISEEGVAAWAFISTISPGELVLDVDEERGVLVIHALDASDPEAIRRRHHDFYERYQRKVIP
- a CDS encoding monovalent cation/H+ antiporter complex subunit F, yielding MPEIVIVVALVCVTGMLAIGAAVLLRARDVLERIVALDLLTVICVALLALLTYLRDVSYYLDAALALAALSFVATLAAVRSERGGGPFR
- a CDS encoding DUF1648 domain-containing protein; this translates as MLKRFVLLLGGPLAALTAVAAAIATAGGLPNPIATHWDAGGTPDGHTPPVAFAGGLLLLCLLAWGVLLLQARRRGPAGLRLTAAPSVWATIAFLCGIAVVTFGANAGAASWREAGDMTLGTLLAVVGASAAAGLVAWALERGRPVAPERTVHAVAPIALAAGEQVVWSRSLASRPAAIGCVAIGGGMAVAGLFVGGAAGWGLVAGGIATAVLLSALSEIVATVDASGLTIAYGPLGWPRQTVPLADVASAERTEIDPWSVGGWGYRKAGSGKTAVVLRGGEGLRVVRQDGRELLVTVPDAATAAGLLTALRGRAGVPGRAA